From Candidatus Hydrogenedentota bacterium, one genomic window encodes:
- a CDS encoding prepilin-type N-terminal cleavage/methylation domain-containing protein, with amino-acid sequence MKKKHSQRGFTLIELLVVIAIIGILAAVLLPALARAREAARRASCQNNLKQFGLVFKMYASESKGQSYPYMKTKRCDGTVSSFDTVFDGELVFPEYMNDPDILICPSAMSADGDALNTYDAGHVGSDNFVDTPGFTNSGKIEPCEFLGHPYTYLGWAFSDEMLQTAAQASAFYASVQDFGARIYENSYRVQEDWVFSTPLPGNYTRALRLREGIERFFITDINNAGASAVAQSRLVVMLDNIADAAESFNHVPGGANLLFADGHVAYSKFAEKTTETVVFESAPLPVGGQFPMNAAGIAIHIANHIFAPGEEGIDSGFYQSVPWPGSDFP; translated from the coding sequence ATGAAAAAAAAGCATTCCCAACGGGGATTTACCCTGATCGAACTCCTGGTGGTGATTGCCATCATCGGCATTCTGGCGGCCGTTCTGCTGCCCGCCCTGGCGCGCGCCAGGGAAGCCGCGCGTCGCGCAAGCTGCCAGAACAACCTGAAGCAATTCGGGCTCGTCTTCAAAATGTATGCGAGCGAGAGCAAGGGGCAGAGCTACCCGTACATGAAGACAAAGCGTTGTGACGGCACGGTGTCGTCCTTCGACACCGTGTTCGACGGCGAACTGGTGTTTCCGGAATACATGAACGATCCGGATATCCTGATCTGCCCGAGCGCCATGTCCGCGGATGGCGACGCGTTGAACACATACGACGCGGGCCACGTGGGTTCGGATAACTTCGTCGATACGCCGGGGTTCACAAACAGCGGGAAGATCGAGCCCTGCGAATTCCTGGGCCATCCCTACACGTATCTCGGCTGGGCCTTCAGCGACGAAATGCTCCAGACGGCGGCCCAGGCGTCGGCCTTCTACGCCAGCGTCCAGGATTTCGGCGCGCGCATCTATGAAAACTCGTATCGCGTGCAGGAGGACTGGGTTTTCTCAACCCCGCTGCCCGGCAACTATACACGGGCGCTTCGGTTGCGCGAAGGCATCGAGCGTTTCTTCATCACCGACATCAATAACGCCGGTGCCTCCGCCGTGGCGCAATCCCGGCTCGTGGTGATGCTGGACAACATCGCCGATGCGGCCGAGAGCTTTAATCACGTTCCCGGCGGTGCCAATCTGCTATTCGCGGACGGACACGTGGCCTATTCCAAATTCGCGGAGAAAACGACCGAAACGGTTGTCTTTGAAAGCGCGCCCCTGCCGGTGGGCGGGCAATTCCCAATGAACGCGGCGGGTATCGCGATTCACATCGCGAACCATATCTTCGCGCCGGGGGAAGAGGGAATCGACAGTGGCTTCTACCAGAGCGTGCCGTGGCCGGGCAGCGATTTCCCGTGA